From a single Bacillus sp. NEB1478 genomic region:
- a CDS encoding DUF3813 domain-containing protein: MANRLFQMARSAVQNAVGKFQGSSNEGSAHSEAHSNFSGHDLEIAQNALSSAMANSSDAERAQLAELQQELDAHTNPGTSQAGATSTSMVQEEAGANSVEDLFDNNQHN, translated from the coding sequence ATGGCAAACCGATTATTCCAAATGGCTAGAAGTGCTGTCCAAAATGCGGTTGGAAAGTTTCAAGGTTCTTCTAATGAAGGAAGTGCACATTCAGAAGCTCATTCCAATTTTTCTGGTCATGACCTGGAGATTGCACAAAACGCGCTTTCTTCAGCAATGGCTAATTCATCAGATGCGGAGCGTGCTCAGCTTGCAGAACTTCAGCAAGAGCTTGATGCACATACAAACCCTGGAACTTCACAAGCAGGAGCTACTTCAACTTCAATGGTACAGGAAGAAGCTGGAGCTAATTCTGTAGAAGATCTTTTTGATAATAATCAGCACAATTAA